The Amylolactobacillus amylophilus DSM 20533 = JCM 1125 genome contains a region encoding:
- a CDS encoding sugar-binding transcriptional regulator, producing the protein MHDEFTWIENLVPDVIKTIRQRFTVLQQISWLAPVGRRIIAERLGISERTIRTETDYLKSQGLIDINHLGMVLTPKGEKTISGLAPIIAKLFDESQTELRLAEKLGINRAIIVPGNADLQDHVFGLLGTELNAALDLLLPLGQNTITVLGGKTMAEIVPNLSSNLSHHRQLMFVPGRGALGESVEIQSNTVCQVMAHYSNGKYRALYLPENVSPEVLRSLTQDPSIGEVLDYISNSDAVIHGIGAADVMAQRRDLDLTVKSQLRQQDAVVECFGYFFNRSGQVIYKIPRIGLQLEDLFKIPHVFAVAAGTKKAAAIKAYMHNAPKQTWLITDEGAANSILNGI; encoded by the coding sequence ATGCATGATGAATTTACATGGATTGAAAATCTCGTTCCTGACGTTATCAAGACCATTCGACAAAGATTTACTGTTTTGCAACAGATTTCATGGCTAGCTCCTGTGGGGCGGCGAATCATTGCTGAACGACTAGGAATCAGTGAAAGAACGATTCGGACCGAAACTGACTACCTCAAGTCGCAAGGATTAATTGATATTAATCACCTCGGCATGGTACTAACCCCGAAGGGTGAGAAGACCATTTCTGGCTTGGCACCAATCATTGCCAAGTTATTCGACGAAAGCCAGACCGAATTACGTCTTGCAGAAAAGCTAGGTATTAACAGGGCAATCATTGTCCCGGGTAACGCTGACTTGCAGGATCATGTTTTTGGATTACTCGGTACGGAGTTAAACGCCGCACTCGATTTACTTCTACCATTAGGACAGAACACGATTACGGTCCTTGGTGGTAAGACGATGGCGGAGATTGTACCGAATCTCTCAAGCAACCTCTCACATCATAGACAGCTAATGTTTGTGCCAGGTCGTGGGGCGTTGGGCGAGAGCGTTGAAATCCAGAGCAACACAGTGTGTCAGGTAATGGCACATTATAGTAACGGTAAGTATCGCGCTTTATACCTACCCGAGAATGTTAGTCCAGAAGTTTTACGGTCGCTAACACAGGACCCCTCCATTGGTGAGGTGCTGGATTACATCTCAAATAGTGATGCTGTTATCCATGGTATTGGAGCGGCAGACGTCATGGCCCAAAGACGTGACTTAGACTTAACTGTCAAGTCACAGTTACGTCAACAGGATGCTGTGGTTGAATGTTTCGGGTATTTCTTCAACCGGAGTGGTCAGGTGATTTACAAGATACCAAGAATTGGTTTGCAATTGGAGGATCTTTTCAAAATACCTCATGTATTCGCTGTTGCAGCCGGCACTAAGAAGGCGGCTGCCATCAAGGCTTACATGCACAATGCACCGAAACAGACGTGGTTAATCACGGATGAAGGTGCCGCTAACTCGATTTTAAATGGGATATAG